The genomic stretch GCTCAGCCCGGTCTGGATCAGAGGCTGGTGAAACAGAATGAGAAGAAGGCCGATCCCGGTTGCCAACAGGATCGAGCGCAGCAGTAATGCGACCTGGCTGAAGTTGTCCCGCTTGCCCCAGGCCTGAGCGGCCAGGCCGGTCGTGCCCATGCGCATGAAGCCAAAGGTCCAGTACAGGATGCTGAACAGATTGGCGCCGACAGCAACCGCCCCCAAGAACTCCGGACTTTCCAGGTGTCCGAGCACGGCGGTGTCCACCAGTCCCAGGAGAGGAACAGTAAGGTTGGTGAGCATCAGTGGCCAGGCCAGAGCCCAGAGGCGCCGGTCGGTTGCCGGCAGATTAAAAGTCATATTCTTTTTGAGTCTTAAAATTCCGCGGTTAGCTTTTTTGGATTTAGCTGATTTTTTAGTCTTTTTTTGATCTGTGTCTATACTCGAATTTGAGGTATCCGTAAGCAGGCTTCCACTCTGGTTTTTCCGGTGTATGCGAGCGCCAGTAAGGCCGGTGGGATAACGCAAAATCCGACAAGAATAACACTCTGTGGAGACACAGTATGCGCGTGCACGCTCAGCGGGCAGGTGCCCTTTTAGGCGGTCTGATGTTCCCCGCCTGGTCCATGGCGGACTGGACACTGAACATGACCCCGGGGGTGACCGGCACCAGTAACGAAATTTTCAGCCTTCACATGACCATACTCTGGATCTGCGTCGTCATTGGCGTCGTGGTCTTCGGAGTCATGTTCTGGTCTATTTTTGCCCACCGAAAATCCCAGGGCGCCAAACCGGCCAACTTTCACGAGAACACCCTGGTAGAAATTCTCTGGACCATCATACCGTTTGTGATCCTCGTTGTTATGGCGATTCCTGCCACGGCGACCCTGGTCGACATGTATGACACCTCCGAATCGGAGGTGGACATCAAGATCACCGGGTATCAGTGGAAGTGGCAATACGAATATATCAATGAAGATTTTGGCTACTTTTCCAACCTGGCGACGCCACGAGACCAGATTGAGAACCGACAGGCCAAAGGTGAAAACTACCTTCTCGAGGTGGATAACCATCTGGTGATTCCGGTCGGGAAAAAGATTCGTTTTCTGGTAACGGCGAACGATGTTATCCACTCCTGGTGGG from Marinobacter adhaerens HP15 encodes the following:
- the coxB gene encoding cytochrome c oxidase subunit II, with the translated sequence MRVHAQRAGALLGGLMFPAWSMADWTLNMTPGVTGTSNEIFSLHMTILWICVVIGVVVFGVMFWSIFAHRKSQGAKPANFHENTLVEILWTIIPFVILVVMAIPATATLVDMYDTSESEVDIKITGYQWKWQYEYINEDFGYFSNLATPRDQIENRQAKGENYLLEVDNHLVIPVGKKIRFLVTANDVIHSWWVPDFGVKKDAIPGFINETWTRVDKPGIYRGQCTELCGKDHGFMPVVVEAVPEEEYNTWVAEKKEAAERERQLTQKDWTMAELMERGEKAYQTACAACHQADGSGAPPAFPALKGSPIATQDMAAHIDIVVNGKSGTAMQAFGNQLSEVDLAAVITYERNAWGNNTGEMVTPKEIFDYKNQQ